GCATCTGAGCTTACCACCAGTGCGGGTCTGCGTTTCACTCCGGTCTCCTCTGAGAACACGAAGTTAACCAGGACCACGTCTCCGCGCTTATATTGTGTCGTAGGCGGCATCCTTTTCGTTGCTCCAAAGCTCAGCTAGCAGTGGGTCGCCAGCAGCGGAAAGCGCTATTAAGGCTTCGATCTCCCGCTGCTCAGCCCCACTTTCCAAGGGCTGGGGCACCTTGTCCAAGTCCTCCTTGCGGAAGCGACGGGTGCGCCCCTTGCTCAGAATGTGCGTGCGGAGACGGCCCTCCTTGCTTAGCTTGTAAATCGTCCGCCTTGAAACGCCGAGGTATTTAGCGGCTTCTTCCACCGTGTACCATTCCTTCAGCATCACCATAGGTGTCTCACTCTCCCTAACCGGGAATTCTCCGTCCGCTCAGAGCACATACTAGCACAAGGGCGCACACCGTGACAAGCGTAAGATGGCAGAATCCGTGACGCTGGCCGCCACTCCAGCGTCCGCCACGGCGTCGCAGCCGGCAAGCGGGCGTTAGCGCAAACGAGGGAGACGGCAGGCCGAGACGCGGGGTCCGGGAAACGGGGCGGGATTCGGTGGTGGGAATCCCTGGACAGTGCTCGAACTTCTTGCGGGCCGACTTGGCACCGAGGCTGAGAGGACTGCTGTTGAGGTGTTCGTTTACCGTAGCTCGGTAGCGATGGGCTGCTTAGGTGGAGCGCCTTACTGTTCAGCCGTAAGTAAGGACTCGACGGTAGTTGGCTCAACCCTTACCAGCTCGTTTAGGACACGGATGGCCCAGTGGTAGATGTCATTTTCGTAGAGGTAGGCCCTCATGCGCTTCATCCGTCGGTCCTGCTCGGAAGGGTGCATCTCTAGCCCCTGCCTGATCGTCTGGGCGAGTTGTTCGGTATCGTAAGGGTTCACGAGAAGGGCATCAGTGAACTCGGTAGCAGCCCCTGTGAACTTGCTGAGGATGAGCACGCCCTTTCCATCGGTCTTCGCCGCCACGTACTCCTTGGCTACAAGATTCATCCCGTCGTGAAGGGAACTGACGATGCACAGGTCAGCCAAGGAGTAGAGGGCCCACAAGGAGGTGCTGGGGAAATAGCGGTGCAGGTAAATGATAGGTTGCCAGAGGCCCGTCTTGTGGCGCCAGTTCACCTCCTCTACCAGGCGTTGAACCTTGTCTTCCTCATCTCGGTACTCTTCGACCTGTGAGCGGCTGGGGACTGCCACTTGGATAAAGGTAAACTTCCCCTTGTACTCCGGGTGCGAACCCAGGAAGCGGTCTATAGCTCTTAGCCGCTCCGGAATACCCTTGGTGTAGTCCAGTCGGTCAACACCCAATCCGATATAGCCGTTGGGGATGGCTAGTTCCTGCAGAAATCGCGCCCGCTCCCGTTGGACCGGCGGGCTGGCAACGCCCTGCGAGATGGCCTCAAAATCAATACTGATGCCGAAAGGCCTGACCAAGCTTTGGCGTCCCCGGCGCGTAACACTGTATCGTCCGTAGTCCACACGGCTTTCGACAGTCCTGTCCACGGTCGCCAGGAAGTTGTTGCAGTGGTAGCGTGTATGGAAGCCCAGGAGATCGGCGCCCAGGAGGCCCTCAATGATATGTTCGGCCCAGGGGCACGTCCGAAATACCTCACTGGTAGGCCAGGGTATATGCCAGAAATGAGCCACGGTGACATTGGCCCCAGCATCCCTCAGTAGCCTGGGAACAAGAGCCAGATGGTAGTCCTGCAGGAAGACAAAGGCCCTCTTTCCTCTTGTCTCTTCTAGAATGGCCTTGGCAAACAGGCGGTTCACTTCCTCATAGCACTTCCACTCATCCGCGTCAAACTTGGGGCGGACATAGACCGTGTGGCACAGGGGCCAGAGGGCGCTATTGCTGAAGCCGTTGTAATAGCGCTCCTCCTGCTGCTTGGTGAGCCAGAGGCGGCGCAGAGTATAAGCAGGTCTGTCCGGTGGCACAGGAATCCGGCCATAGGTATCACTGACCTCGCGGTCCGCATTGCCGCTGCCCACGGCAACCCAGACTCCTCCGAGAGAACGCATGATCGGGTCCAGGGCAGTGGTCATGCCGCTGGCAGGCTTGTCCCAGTGGATGGACCGACCCTCAAAGGAGTGAATGTAGGGCTCCCTGTTAGAGGCGACCACAAATGTGACATCCCCAAACTTGCTCTGGGCCAGGAACTTCAGGTCCTGGCTGCTCCTGCTGTGCTCGGTTACTGTATCTTCCCCTAGGACAGAATCCAGCAAGGGGCTCTGAATCTCTTCTTTCCTGAAGCGGCGTGCGACTCGTCTTACCACCTCCCGCTCCACCCCTTCAACCAAGTCCACATCCTCAACCTGGCAAAGGACCACAAAGGAGCTACCCGGAGATGTTGTGTCTGAGGCCATTCTTATCTCGGGAGCCACGTCAGGCGCCAGGCCAGGGAGCTCGTGCACCGCCTGCTGAAGCTCGTCTGCAAGAATGGACTTTATGGCCTCAGGAGACGGGCCTCTGGTGACCACGATGGGAATGGTCAGCGCGGTGCGCTTGCTGGGTAGATGAAAGTTGGTCACGATCATCCTGGCCAGGCGCCGGTTGGGGATGACCACCAGGTTATTGGCAGGAGTCAGGATTCTCACATCCTGCCAGGTGACGGACTCGACGTGCCCGGCCACACCGTTTTCAAGGCGGACGAAGTCACCGATCCTCAGATGCTGCCGCCGCATCAAACGGAAGTAAAAGAAGAGGTCGGAAGCGCTGTCCTGCAGCACTAGGAGAAGAGGGATTGCACCCAGCGCACCGAGGCCCAGAAGAGGGGTGACGGAGATATTAATCTCAGCCACCAGGATCAGGAGTGTGAGATAGCCGAAACTGAGGAGGGCGCTTACCTGAGCGAATTTAACAAGGGGCTGCGGCGTCTTTGCTGCTGCCAAGAAATGACCAACAAGGCGCCATACCCCTTCCGTCATTGTGGCACCCATCAGAACTATCAGCATGCCCAAAAGCGCTTCTGCCAGTGGTTGGGATAAGCTGGTCTCCATGGCGCCAGCCAGCTTTGCTGCAAAAAAGGCACAACCGAGCAGACCCCATATACGCAATAGCGTGAGGGATCGCTCCAATAGGGAACTCAAGCCCTCCACTTGCATGTGCCCCAGGCCCCCTTTTAGCAGGGAGCGGGCGGTAGCCAGCAGGCGGAGCCACGCCAGGACCAGGATGATGAAGGAAGCACCGCCCGTGGCTACCTGACCCCAGGGAGTGCTAGTCATACTTTCCAGCATCTAAAGAGAACCTCGCTGCAAGGGCTATATGCTGGCCTGATAAGAGTTGCCGGAGGCCATCACCAAGGGAATTCTATCGTTTACGCGAAATGCTCACAAGGCGCCTGAGGAAGATTTCAACGCTTGTGGTTGAGGGCAAAAAGAAAGCAGCTGCCGAGTCGGCTTTCTCACCTATGAAAATCCCAATCCCTCCCATGTCGCGAACAGCGCGGAAAGCTGGCTCATCAAAGGTGTCGTCACCCAGGAAGATGCATACTCCCGGCCCGTAGTCTCCAGAAAGGCTCAGCTTCGCCAAGTGCCGGAGACAGGCCCCTTTGTCCCAGGGCAGCGCAGGTTGGACCTCCACTACCTCCTTGCCCTGGAGCACATTGACCTTGCGCATGGCAACAAAGGGATCTAGCGCTTGGCCGCATAAGCGTAGACAAGTTTGTTTCACTCCTACAGGCGCTTGACGATAGTGCACGCTGATGGAGATTCCCTTGTTTTCCAGGACAACACCATGTAAACGTTTGA
This window of the Dehalococcoidia bacterium genome carries:
- a CDS encoding helix-turn-helix domain-containing protein encodes the protein MVMLKEWYTVEEAAKYLGVSRRTIYKLSKEGRLRTHILSKGRTRRFRKEDLDKVPQPLESGAEQREIEALIALSAAGDPLLAELWSNEKDAAYDTI
- a CDS encoding trehalose-6-phosphate synthase, producing the protein MQVEGLSSLLERSLTLLRIWGLLGCAFFAAKLAGAMETSLSQPLAEALLGMLIVLMGATMTEGVWRLVGHFLAAAKTPQPLVKFAQVSALLSFGYLTLLILVAEINISVTPLLGLGALGAIPLLLVLQDSASDLFFYFRLMRRQHLRIGDFVRLENGVAGHVESVTWQDVRILTPANNLVVIPNRRLARMIVTNFHLPSKRTALTIPIVVTRGPSPEAIKSILADELQQAVHELPGLAPDVAPEIRMASDTTSPGSSFVVLCQVEDVDLVEGVEREVVRRVARRFRKEEIQSPLLDSVLGEDTVTEHSRSSQDLKFLAQSKFGDVTFVVASNREPYIHSFEGRSIHWDKPASGMTTALDPIMRSLGGVWVAVGSGNADREVSDTYGRIPVPPDRPAYTLRRLWLTKQQEERYYNGFSNSALWPLCHTVYVRPKFDADEWKCYEEVNRLFAKAILEETRGKRAFVFLQDYHLALVPRLLRDAGANVTVAHFWHIPWPTSEVFRTCPWAEHIIEGLLGADLLGFHTRYHCNNFLATVDRTVESRVDYGRYSVTRRGRQSLVRPFGISIDFEAISQGVASPPVQRERARFLQELAIPNGYIGLGVDRLDYTKGIPERLRAIDRFLGSHPEYKGKFTFIQVAVPSRSQVEEYRDEEDKVQRLVEEVNWRHKTGLWQPIIYLHRYFPSTSLWALYSLADLCIVSSLHDGMNLVAKEYVAAKTDGKGVLILSKFTGAATEFTDALLVNPYDTEQLAQTIRQGLEMHPSEQDRRMKRMRAYLYENDIYHWAIRVLNELVRVEPTTVESLLTAEQ
- the otsB gene encoding trehalose-phosphatase; the protein is MQSALSAPVWSSLRKRLSRTSRVLLALDFDGTLAPIVEDPTQAAIPPRTLALLRALAERPDYRIAIVSGRALTDVRRRVEIPRAIYGGNHGLEVEIEGRLWMAPGAEEASGAVQEAGKALGEKLKRLHGVVLENKGISISVHYRQAPVGVKQTCLRLCGQALDPFVAMRKVNVLQGKEVVEVQPALPWDKGACLRHLAKLSLSGDYGPGVCIFLGDDTFDEPAFRAVRDMGGIGIFIGEKADSAAAFFLPSTTSVEIFLRRLVSISRKR